One genomic window of Vitis vinifera chloroplast, complete genome includes the following:
- the psbA gene encoding photosystem II protein D1: MTVILERRESESLWGRFCNWITSTENRLYIGWFGVLMIPTLLTATSVFIIAFIAAPPVDIDGIREPVSGSLLYGNNIISGAIIPTSAAIGLHFYPIWEAASVDEWLYNGGPYELIVLHFLLGVACYMGREWELSFRLGMRPWIAVAYSAPVAAAAAVFLIYPIGQGSFSDGMPLGISGTFNFMIVFQAEHNILMHPFHMLGVAGVFGGSLFSAMHGSLVTSSLIRETTENESANAGYRFGQEEETYNIVAAHGYFGRLIFQYASFNNSRSLHFFLAAWPVVGIWFTALGISTMAFNLNGFNFNQSVVDSQGRVINTWADIINRANLGMEVMHERNAHNFPLDLAAVEAPSING, encoded by the coding sequence ATGACTGTAATTTTAGAGAGACGCGAAAGCGAAAGCCTATGGGGTCGCTTCTGTAACTGGATAACCAGCACTGAAAACCGTCTTTACATTGGATGGTTTGGTGTTTTGATGATCCCGACCTTATTGACCGCAACTTCTGTATTTATTATCGCCTTCATTGCTGCCCCTCCAGTAGATATTGATGGTATTCGTGAACCTGTTTCTGGATCTCTACTTTATGGAAACAATATTATCTCTGGTGCCATTATTCCTACTTCTGCAGCTATAGGTTTGCACTTTTACCCAATATGGGAAGCAGCATCCGTTGATGAATGGTTATACAATGGTGGTCCTTATGAGCTAATTGTTCTACACTTCTTACTTGGTGTAGCTTGTTACATGGGTCGTGAGTGGGAACTTAGTTTCCGTCTGGGTATGCGTCCTTGGATTGCTGTTGCATATTCAGCTCCTGTTGCAGCTGCTGCTGCTGTTTTCTTGATCTACCCAATTGGTCAAGGAAGCTTTTCTGATGGTATGCCTCTAGGAATCTCTGGTACTTTCAACTTCATGATTGTATTCCAGGCTGAGCACAACATCCTTATGCACCCATTCCACATGTTAGGCGTAGCTGGTGTATTCGGCGGTTCCCTATTCAGTGCTATGCATGGTTCCTTGGTAACCTCTAGTTTGATCAGGGAAACCACAGAAAATGAATCTGCTAATGCAGGTTACAGATTCGGTCAAGAGGAAGAAACTTATAATATTGTGGCTGCTCATGGTTATTTTGGCCGATTGATCTTCCAATATGCTAGTTTCAATAATTCTCGTTCTTTACATTTCTTCCTAGCTGCTTGGCCTGTAGTAGGTATCTGGTTCACTGCTTTAGGTATCAGCACTATGGCTTTCAACCTAAATGGTTTCAATTTCAACCAATCTGTAGTTGATAGCCAAGGTCGTGTAATTAATACTTGGGCTGATATTATCAACCGTGCTAACCTTGGTATGGAAGTTATGCATGAACGTAATGCTCATAATTTCCCTCTAGATCTAGCTGCTGTTGAAGCTCCATCTATAAATGGATAA